The following proteins come from a genomic window of Maniola jurtina chromosome 15, ilManJurt1.1, whole genome shotgun sequence:
- the LOC123872314 gene encoding mucin-5AC isoform X2 gives MGLEKWDNIILEHMTWLSLLVALVTLISPALSSSPRVVCYYTNWSVYRPGTAKFNPQNINPYLCTHLVYAFGGFTKDNTLKPFDKYQDIEKGGYAKFNGLKTYNKNLKTILAIGGWNEGSSRFSPMVAAKDRRREFVRNVIKFLRQNHFDGLDLDWEYPAFRDGGKPKDRENYAKLVKELREEFEKESQKTGKPRLLLTMAVPAGIEYIEKGFDVKTLNRYLDWMNLLTYDYHSAFEPAVNHHAPLYPLEEPNEYSVDNELNIDYTIKFYLENGADRDKLVLGIPTYGRSYTLFNADAVEIGSPADGPGEQGDATREKGYLAYYEICEALKPKTKKRAIASDEYSEEEEEEDSEEEEEKEWNIMYPNRNAMGPVAYRGNQWVGYDDIDIVKKKAEYVAENGLGGIMFWSIDNDDFRGTCHGKPYPLIEAAKEAYISKLGTTDLTKFKDTPKITSKSGNRRRNRPKSSSTTSTTTTTKKPKTKSNKRKSGSTSADNTTPSWNIITPEPPTTPDPGTDFKCKEEGFFPHPRDCKKYFWCLDSGPSDLGIVAHHFTCPSGLYFNKAADSCDFARNVLCKKSAATTKAPTKATTAKTTVSTTTTTTTRRPIRLTSKSSLLFRTSTTTTTPEPEVDEEESFEIDADDDASDVEAEDPKVIKELIDLIKKVGGVEQLEKHLKLSESSAGTTDGVATTTPSSFNKKLYQRVLERARGKNKFGGNSITENSFLNSRGGPQNAGLEPSSDKDRLLKKDRPQYTTINRSRPSTSSTTEDPTDSEEAEEESEEVQQRTRLRQEPVASVGTTPKPLQYVNIRRTRPSTAATTETPDDSRNALFERVQPYVAVEESPNSLDIASSRRENVPEYVTIRRSRPTTPETTTAQYRASEQGEESQETVLEREITSQSSQPLYTSVLRTRSTTLAPPEEPNTPEPTTVLSVQISSLLNAPNTDETERLQSEQTQTTVTQATELPEPETTTTSTTTITTPSSTTTSTTSAPSSASTRRNLLRRRGSTTVTSTAAPVSTTQVSSRNYSFIRRRRPLSQPNEISESNESGENLRKVRSTTPDSRELDGVKPIGNSGQLRRFRGRFQTSRPEDSISAAASQVSRGQFRPQLNRDELLSLSPIDIDTSEIIENEEIPENSVKFPSRVTTILDDEGDDSEVSAATIDERRSNTRGRSRYLTTTEALTKSVATESPLNLRRPTFTRFTPRPFGRTVSFTAEPENNVIVSPNPRIRSRLPFGRQRATTSTAAPLSLGRKLPYASRQSTIQQVSTSQIDDDEIDDKNDDISLSESAIEEQEHDEISSDSDKNNLSIPEIITESIPILDSNQDKNAKRKFRVIRRRPATTQKVSEISAAAEVVETTTAAIPRVRKIIRKKIRPTEEEPELTPKLVSFVNAGFKDAPKDIINYGERTRVTVIPVLPTDAPKTTTENDDLRFDIESEILKEPIEKLAGKGEQEDKDSDKNEQQTETPKFKLESPNKTKEKPDVTIETDDKTLDILENRDTDVKSIENDQKEGEINSTPNNQNPEQPSEESKSVTTESKEIFTNDDKDSNSNNSELFEESSTTEISLTETETTTKSSTTQLTSPSPRSRSPYRPPKRLLTSTTESTPSRSRTFSRKYNPGAYTSPATVTDRPGFISRITTRKPSLLKTFTRRTYPTARTTPKYQYSDEEEYSDEELLEEEPESPFAFVPQSQLFTRKPDSAEYEDNAEEEPIDEDLEEPPEDETYEDEQPARFRPTSKKPLFKPKIINSNTFRTTTSTTEIPRPSLGNTLNRTAIYNRFGGNKPVNDTKKRVQNVPLGYTPKVTQAINLKNSTSQTKTTKTEEISTTSVVNENDLTTTESDDYLSSEISTSAPSENTDISSTGQIESVTAEMEVDNSTDDYLEYTTHPSTQDLFTNVQTDTDSETEASTDTPTTRKIQVALETTTESMPEPTTNNPEVSPIIKTQFNKLFSVSRVVEVSSKSEKHRLNKNNETTLIEEGKVMIEKKPTLDKIGEVSRYSLIKIVEDEIPIYLTKLGHVYPVDNPPDNPIRIDEARNARALVDFSDIPKENLVASESMNEAYRHINQVLDRSKLNERDKVEHIFNDDFLSYVNEEKKEDKSEEEQHENWQFVPAAYDTEKNKQNNEAKSFEIVTPRLMLTDPSILPLEALFKTETPMKPRKVSNADVNKPFVVYSAPVPTQEEDASLVKLKIVKPQAGRSIVTFAKGQEFKGAPTVDDSTIIYPFSVSILQQSSETTQSSISTSIATEPSSTTAALPSNSTENVKTSPIVELLTTTQSTTMQTESMQTTESSTQTTPITTETVPEESTTVQISPLEAKRAKFGFPRRPVIRPLNITRLNSISRSPKTINATVTPNLVQKINKTTSFSPSRSRVSGSKRVQNVPVDIRRKFNKTRTFTTESPRTTTERKVVIKPIRPNLRPAFVPRRFTTVATTAVGYT, from the exons ATACCTGGACTGGATGAACCTGCTAACTTACGACTACCACTCCGCCTTCGAGCCGGCCGTCAACCACCACGCGCCGCTCTACCCGCTCGAGGAGCCCAACGAGTACAGTGTGGACAACGAGCTCAATATT GACTACACCATAAAATTCTACCTCGAAAATGGAGCCGACAGAGACAAGCTAGTCCTCGGAATACCCACATACGGACGTTCCTATACGCTGTTCAACGCTGATGCGGTGGAAATCGGCTCGCCTGCTGACGGACCAGGGGAACAGGGGGATGCCACAAGGGAGAAGGGATACTTGGCGTATTATGAG ATTTGCGAAGCCCTCAAACCAAAGACCAAGAAACGTGCCATCGCATCAGATGAGTACTCcgaggaagaagaagaagaagattccGAGGAAGAAGAGGAAAAGGAATGGAATATAATGTACCCGAACCGCAACGCCATGGGCCCTGTTGCGTACAGGGGCAACCAGTGGGTTGGGTACGATGACATCGATATTGTGAAGAAGAAGGCTGAATATGTGGCTGAAAATGGCCTTGGAG GTATAATGTTCTGGTCGATCGACAATGATGACTTCCGTGGAACCTGCCACGGCAAGCCCTACCCACTCATCGAAGCTGCCAAAGAAGCTTATATTTCAAAGCTGGG AACAACCGACCTAACCAAATTTAAGGATACACCTAAGATAACATCAAAATCTGGGAATCGCAGAAGGAACCGTCCAAAGAGCAGCAGCACCACCAGTACCACTACTACCACTAAAAAACCGAAAACTAA AAGCAACAAGCGAAAGAGCGGAAGCACTTCTGCAGACAACACCACTCCGTCATGGAACATCATCACTCCAGAACCACCAACCACTCCAGATCCCGGCACAG atTTCAAGTGCAAGGAGGAGGGTTTCTTCCCGCACCCGCGCGACTGTAAGAAATACTTCTGGTGCCTCGACTCCGGACCTTCGGATCTTGGCATCGTGGCGCACCACTTCACTTGCCCTTCTG GTCTATACTTCAACAAAGCGGCTGACTCCTGTGACTTCGCTCGCAACGTTCTCTGCAAGAAGTCTGCGGCGACTACAAAAGCACCCACCAAAGCAACAACAGCCAAGACAACAGTCTCTACAACTACAACAACTACAACTAGACGACCGATCAGGCTGACTTCAAAGAGTTCCTTGTTATTCCGTACTTCTACAACCACCACTACTCCTGAACCTGAG GTTGATGAAGAAGAATCATTCGAAATAGATGCAGATGATGATGCGTCTGATGTAGAGGCAGAAGATCCTAAGGTCATCAAGGAACTGATTGATCTAATTAAGAAAGTCG GTGGTGTCGAACAATTGGAGAAGCACCTGAAACTTTCGGAGAGTTCAGCTGGAACGACTGATGGTGTGGCCACTACTACGCCTTCCtccttcaacaagaaactctaCCAGAGGGTGCTTGAGAGAGCAAGAGGGAAGAATAA GTTTGGCGGTAACAGTATCACGGAGAACAGTTTCCTAAACAGTCGAGGAGGTCCGCAAAACGCTGGACTTGAACCTTCATCTGATAAGGATAGACTGCTTAAGAAAGACAGGCCACA GTACACGACGATCAACCGATCTAGACCTTCAACGAGTTCAACTACAGAGGACCCGACAGATAGCGAGGAAGCTGAAGAAGAATCTGAAGAAGTACAACAGCGCACGAGATTGAGGCAAGAGCCTGTAGCGTCCGTCGGCACCACGCCCAAACCTCTTCAGTACGTCAACATAAGACGAACAAGGCCTAGTACAGCTGCTACCACGGAAACTCCTGATGATTCTAG AAATGCACTTTTCGAACGCGTGCAACCATATGTCGCTGTCGAAGAATCACCTAATTCTCTAGACATAGCCAGCTCTAGGCGAGAGAATGTTCCTGAATATGTGACCATCAGAAGATCCAGGCCTACCACACCTGAAACCACCACTGCACA GTATCGAGCTTCTGAACAAGGAGAGGAATCACAAGAGACAGTGCTGGAAAGAGAAATCACTTCTCAATCTTCGCAACCACTCTACACTTCAGTACTCAGAACCCGGTCTACTACCCTCGCACCTCCCGAAGAACCAAACACCCCTGAACCGACCACTGTCCTTTCTGTTCAAATATCTTCCTTGTTGAATGCCCCGAATACTGATGAAACTGAACGTCTTCAATCAGAACAAACGCAAACTACAGTTACACAAGCAACCGAATTACCCGAGCCCGAAACAACTACGACTTCAACCACAACAATAACTACACCTTCCTCAACGACTACCAGCACAACGTCAGCTCCCTCTAGTGCGTCTACTAGACGTAATCTCTTGCGCCGCCGAGGATCAACCACTGTAACCTCAACAGCTGCTCCAGTTTCCACAACACAGGTGAGTTCTAggaattattcatttattcgcCGACGACGGCCTTTATCCCAACCCAATGAAATATCAGAATCAAATGAATCGGGTGAAAATTTACGAAAAGTACGGTCCACTACCCCTGATAGTCGTGAACTAGACGGTGTAAAGCCTATTGGTAATAGTGGGCAATTAAGACGATTTAGGGGTAGATTCCAAACTTCTCGACCTGAAGATTCTATTTCAGCTGCCGCGTCACAAGTTTCTAGAGGTCAATTTAGACCGCAACTTAACCGGGACGAATTGCTGTCGCTCTCACCAATTGACATCGATACTTCAGAAATTATTGAAAATGAAGAAATTCCAGAAAACAGTGTTAAATTCCCTAGCAGAGTCACAACAATACTAGACGACGAAGGAGATGACAGTGAAGTATCTGCCGCAACAATAGATGAAAGACGCTCAAACACCAGAGGCAGGAGTAGATACCTGACAACTACTGAAGCTCTAACTAAATCCGTTGCTACTGAGTCTCCGTTGAATCTAAGGCGACCGACTTTTACTAGATTTACACCTCGGCCTTTCggtagaacagtttcttttacAGCGGAACctgaaaataatgtaattgtGTCACCAAATCCAAGAATACGTTCACGATTACCTTTTGGCCGACAAAGGGCTACTACATCCACTGCAGCACCGTTATCACTAGGTAGAAAGCTACCATATGCATCTCGACAGTCCACAATTCAACAAGTATCCACGTCCCAAATTGATGACGATGAAATAGATGACAAAAATGATGATATTTCGCTCTCTGAAAGTGCTATAGAAGAACAGGAGCACGATGAAATATCGAGTGATAgtgataaaaacaatttaagtataCCTGAAATTATAACAGAAAGTATTCCCATTTTGGATTCCAATCAGGATAAAAATGCAAAAAGAAAATTTAGGGTTATTCGTAGGAGACCTGCAACAACTCAAAAAGTATCGGAAATATCAGCTGCTGCTGAGGTTGTTGAGACGACTACAGCTGCTATTCCAAGAGTTCGTAAAATAATAAGGAAAAAAATTAGACCAACTGAAGAAGAACCTGAATTAACACCTAAATTAGTAAGTTTTGTAAACGCCGGTTTTAAAGATGCTCCAAAAGACATTATTAATTACGGAGAACGAACTCGAGTGACAGTTATTCCTGTACTACCTACAGATGCACCTAAAACGACAACAGAGAACGATGATTTAAGGTTTGATATTGAATCTGAAATATTGAAAGAACCAATAGAAAAACTGGCTGGAAAAGGGGAACAAGAAGATAAAGACAGTGATAAGAACGAACAACAAACAGAAACCCCTAAGTTTAAATTAGAAtcaccaaataaaacaaaagaaaaaccaGATGTTACTATCGAAACTGATGACAAGACATTAGACATATTAGAAAATAGGGATACTGATGTAAAATCTATAGAGAATGATCAAAAGGAAGGTGAAATAAACTCGACTCCTAATAATCAAAACCCTGAGCAACCAAGCGAAGAAAGTAAAAGTGTTACTACAGAGAGCAAAGAAATATTCACGAATGATGATAAAGATTCGAATAGTAATAATAGTGAATTATTTGAAGAATCATCTACAACTGAAATATCTCTCACAGAAACTGAAACAACAACTAAAAGTAGTACAACTCAGTTGACATCACCCTCACCAAGGTCTAGGTCACCATACAGACCCCCAAAAAGATTATTGACATCTACAACTGAATCAACACCTTCGAGAAGTAGAACTTTTAGTCGCAAATATAACCCAGGTGCATATACTAGTCCTGCAACTGTTACTGATAGACCAGGATTCATTAGTCGGATTACAACAAGAAAACCATCACTTCTGAAAACATTCACAAGAAGAACATATCCTACGGCAAGAACGACACCAAAATATCAGTATTCAGATGAAGAAGAGTATTCAGATGAGGAGCTTCTCGAAGAAGAACCTGAAAGTCCATTCGCTTTTGTACCACAAAGCCAGCTTTTCACAAGAAAACCAGATTCTGCGGAATACGAAGACAATGCAGAAGAAGAACCTATTGATGAAGATTTGGAAGAACCCCCAGAAGATGAAACTTACGAAGATGAGCAACCAGCACGATTTAGACCTACTTCTAAAAAACCCCTATTCAaacctaaaattataaattccaatACCTTCAGAACTACTACATCTACCACCGAAATCCCTAGACCTTCACTTGGAAATACGTTAAACAGAACTGCTATTTACAATCGATTTGGTGGCAATAAACCGGTCAATGACACTAAAAAACGCGTACAAAACGTTCCTCTTGGATACACGCCAAAAGTAACACAAgctattaatttgaaaaattctacATCACAGACTAAGACAACTAAAACCGAAGAAATTTCCACTACTTCTGTAGTTAATGAAAATGATCTTACGACAACAGAAAGTGATGATTATCTTTCATCAGAAATAAGCACATCAGCACCCTCAGAGAATACCGATATCTCTTCAACAGGTCAAATTGAATCTGTTACAGCTGAAATGGAAGTAGAtaatagtactgatgattatttAGAGTATACTACTCATCCCAGTACACAAGATTTGTTCACAAATGTACAAACAGACACAGATTCTGAAACTGAAGCTTCAACTGATACACCCACGACAAGGAAAATACAGGTCGCATTAGAAACTACAACTGAATCTATGCCTGAACCTACAACAAACAATCCTGAAGTATCACCTATTATCAAAACTCAGTTTAACAAACTTTTCTCTGTTAGTAGAGTTGTTGAagtatcatcaaaatcggaaaAACATAGATTAAATAAGAACAATGAAACCACATTAATTGAAGAAGGCAAAGTCATGATAGAAAAGAAACCTACGTTAGATAAAATAGGAGAAGTCAGTAGGTATAGTCTCATTAAGATTGTGGAAGATGAGATCcctatttatttaactaaactTGGCCATGTGTACCCCGTAGACAATCCACCAGACAATCCTATACGTATAGATGAAGCACGCAATGCAAGAGCATTAGTCGACTTTTCCGATATTCCTAAAGAAAACCTTGTAGCTTCTGAAAGTATGAATGAAGCTTATCGACATATTAATCAAGTTCTAGACAGATCAAAACTTAATGAAAGAGATAAAGTGGAACACATATTTAACGATGATTTCTTAAGTTATGTAAACGAGGAGAAAAAAGAAGATAAATCCGAAGAAGAGCAGCATGAGAACTGGCAATTCGTTCCCGCGGCTTACGATAccgaaaaaaataaacaaaacaacgaAGCAAAAAGTTTTGAAATTGTTACTCCACGTTTAATGCTAACAGACCCTTCAATTTTGCCATTGGAGGCTTTGTTTAAAACGGAAACGCCTATGAAACCTAGAAAAGTGAGTAATGCAGATGTTAATAAGCCATTTGTAGTATATTCAGCACCAGTGCCTACACAGGAGGAAGACGCCAGTCTCGTTAAGTTAAAGATAGTTAAACCTCAGGCTGGACGAAGTATAGTCACTTTTGCGAAGGGTCAAGAGTTTAAGGGTGCACCGACAGTGGATGACTCTACTATAATATATCCGTTTAGTGTTTCTATTTTACAACAATCATCTGAAACAACACAATCTAGTATATCTACATCTATTGCGACTGAACCTTCGTCAACAACAGCAGCTTTACCATCCAATTCGACAGAAAACGTTAAAACCAGTCCAATCGTAGAACTTCTAACTACAACTCAATCAACTACGATGCAAACGGAAAGTATGCAAACAACGGAATCTTCTACACAAACAACACCAATAACAACTGAAACAGTTCCAGAAGAGTCTACTACAGTTCAAATTTCACCACTAGAAGCCAAGAGAGCCAAATTTGGATTCCCAAGAAGACCTGTCATTCGACCGTTAAATATAACACGACTAAATTCAATTTCGCGATCGCCCAAAACAATAAATGCAACTGTTACACCTAATTTAGTTCAGAAAATCAATAAAACGACAAGTTTTAGTCCGAGTAGATCGCGTGTTTCGGGTAGTAAAAGAGTTCAAAATGTACCAGTAGATATAAGAAGAAAGTTCAACAAAACGAGAACTTTTACTACGGAATCACCTCGAACGACGACTGAAAGAAAAGTTGTGATAAAACCGATAAGGCCCAACTTACGACCTGCATTCGTGCCAAGACGATTCACAACAGTTGCTACTACGGCAGTTGGATATACGTAA